The genomic stretch GAAAACTATAAACAATATAGAACGCGAAAATGTGGAAACAAACGCTGAACTGTCACACTGAAGCCACGcgcaagaaataaaaaaaactgtgATGTAAAAAACCTGAGGTAAGTTTTTGAAATGGGCTATGTCCAAGCACTCTGGATAGGTACACAACCCAACAAATCTCAAATCAGTGTCATCTAACTTGGAACGGTGAGCGTGCGCCTTTTCCCCCAGTCTTCATACTCTGTGAATCTTTGAAGCATACGAAATGGACAAGTGTCTTTCCATTTGGATAAACTGCAAACACGCTGGTTCCTATTTTTTTGTTGCAAAGCGAACACATACTATCACCACTAATCTTCACTGCATTCTTCCTTTGGCTATAGAGATCTTCTTTGACCTGTTTGCAGAACCAACGATCGTGAAATATCACATATATAAGAAAACTACTATGTACGTAGTTAGACCTTTGATTTGTTTGCAGCATATTCAGCGATCATGCATCATCATTTATACAAAACAAAACTGTGTATGAAGAATTCACAAATGCTAAGGAGAGTTAAGTATTGGTCTACTGTCACCTACATATTTTAACTAACATAGAAGAAAACATGGAGCATAACTAACTAAGCCAGAgaccaaaaatgaaaagaattaaAGCTTAGTTTTGGGATTGCCTCATCAATTAAAGAGAGTAATGCAACATATAAAGTCATTTTAGACAAATTGCACTACCTTATGCAACGAGCCAAACCTAGGTTGCAAACGAACATGTTTTCATAATCATACTGTATTTTAAAAGTTGGCTCGGAAGTGGAATGTTCTATTTTTTACAGACATTTCAAAAGAACATACCTGTAGGTTCTCACTCTCTCTAAGGCTCTTTATGACTGAAAAATTCCTGTATACTTCGCTGGATTTTCTTAAAAGAGGTCCAAGGAAAGGAAGTAGATTCTGCAGTGAGCCCAAACCGATGCattaagaaagagagagaattaaatattaatagaaCAAGATAACATTTACCCTTAACTAATacagattttaaaaataagCATGCATCTCATGCATATCTTATCTAACAAGTACTCTGTTTGACAAGGGAGTAACCTTCAGCTTAGTTTCCCTAGGAAGCAGTCTTAGAGCCTGAGCTCCATTTATTCGATCCCATCTTTGGCCCAACAAATCAAGAACCTTATCGAGCATAATGGTAGAAGTTCCTTCCTCATTATCATTGGCATCGTCAGTATCATAATCACTTTTTCCACTGTCAGTGCCACTTTGGCTGATACGTGTCTCCGCAGCACCCTCAATTTGCGCAATCTTTTTTGACAGGCGACCTTTATTTTTAACAGCCACATGAACAACCTTGTGGAATGCAGAACTTCGGTTGGATGTCAAGCTAGTAATTCTCTTTTCAAAGTTTTTCGTAGTCCTCTGAGGATTCAGATATATTTGTAGTAGAATAAGGTAAATGTTTCCATGAGATTTCCCTGAGTGTAGAGGTCCCGATTCATATATCCGATCACAGTAGGACAACGCCAATTCAGGAACATTAAGCTGAGACGGAAGACACAGAGGCAGATCAGTAAAACTAAAATTACGAGCAGAAGGTAAAATGCACATAAATTTTATGGCCTGATATTGCAAGGAAAACAAAAGTCTGCATCAGCCATCAAGTGTTCTTCTGACATGCATTACATGTGACACATGTAGAATCTAACTTTTAAGATCTACAAGGTAATTAGAACTAGCACACGAAGCAAGAACCAGCTCCACTTTTCACTCTCACATACTTTAAACCCAAGATGATAATAGACCATGCAGAACCATTAAAGCTAAAGAGAACATCACGGAACATGATTGGTCCATAGAAAGTTCTTGTGACTTGACTAACAACTAACAAGTCTCCAAAAGTGTGTGATTACAGTAGTTAATCTAGTATTTTGCACATGATCCATCTAAAACCTTAGGAGAATCACCTGATTCTATCTCTAGTAAGGATGATTCTGGAAAGAAGTCAGGAACATGGGGAAACAAATCACTTATTCTAGCAATATTAGCAGGTTCATGAGAACTGTATATAATTTATCAGGTGCCTGATTTCTAGGAAGATGATGTTTTTAATAAAGTACCTTGTGAACATAAATCGAAAGAGCAAGCTCATGTTGGTTCATCTTTCCCAACAAAATTGCCCGCTCTTCATACAAGGCATCTGGCGGAAGACGCTTCAACAAAACCTCAGGGTTGTACCCAGAGATACCCTCCAAAGCAGACAACAGCTTCTTCCTTGTAGGAGAAAAAGCTTTCTCGTCCCACTTTTGTTGAGAATTAAGATCTTTGTACCAATCAAGCACTTCTGACAGGTATATTTGCATCTGTAAATATTCAGTTAGTGAACAGAGCCTATTAAACTTTGTACCTAATACACCAGAAACCTTTCATTGTTTCAGTTGTGGGCACCATCTTAGTATTAAGATTtatgacaaaataaaaaactaaactGAACCCTGAACTTCCACTTTTCACACTAGACAAGTACCAAATGACTGCATAAAAATATGTGACTAACTATAAATGATGgaatatactagtattagatAACTGGGCTGTCAGGGGAACTTCCTAACCAGATGCAAAAGAAGTAATAATATCCGTACCATTTCATTCTGGAGGTTCCCGGAGACACTGCTCTCATTCATTGCAAGCATAAGTTCCAAATATGTAGTCTGCATATTTGGAGCATGCTGTTTCAGATAAGAGTTCACTAAGTCTGCTTGAATATTTCCAGACAAGAACAGCTCAATAGTTTGTGAGGGGCAGCTTTCAAGGACGAGCATAGAAAATTCCAGGACAAGTATCGGATCTGTACCACAGAGAGGCtgaaaaagggaaaaaataCACAGAAATATTATCAGTAAAGGTCATGATAGAGTGAGGGCAGAATGCAAATAGAAATACGATAAAATATGATAACTCTCCTCAAACGAGGCCAGCGACAATTTGTCCAGAATACAGTATAGTTCACGGTACCtaaaaggagaataaaagacccctataaatactactaaGACCATGTACAATGGGCTGATGCAGACATAGTCAGAAGAGCAATGAAATACTATCAAACTAACATACACTCTGATTTCTGCAGCCACAACCATGCTATTGGGGATTTTAGTACACAGCATCTTCCTTCCCTTCTTTAGTACAAATCTAAATGAGAAGATATTATTCCTATTACTTCTCTTAGAAGCTTCCTTAGATACATCTCAGATGATACTGGTATTGACCTTACTTGAATtacctaaataaaataaaactcaaGTAAATTACTGTCACCTACTTCAGCAGTTCACAAGAAATGTGATCATTCAATTCTAAGCTCGATAACATAAACTAAACTTCTTAGTGCACTTCTGTATTTGTTGTGTGGGTATTGGAACATCAACATGGAAAAAATAAGGAGATCAAGGCCTGTACGTTTAATAGCCTAGCAGAGACACTACAAGAAAACGTGAACATGACACTGAACTTGAAATTGTTCTCTGAAATCAGCATGtatattaagaaattgtgtaaATAGTGACGAGAAACCTAGAAAACATAACTGGAATCCAGGAATGACATTTTATCATGTATAAAATCTAGACTGCCTTCCCTAAATTTATGCATTTGTGTTGAaacatcaaactatataaatagtATGTGATGGCAATTAAGACTTACTTTAAGATAATCAATAATCATTTCAGGCTTAAACTTCTGTCCAAGTTCAGCTGGTGGGTTGTCTGAGTTTGAGTCTTCCACCAATTTGTGCAGAAGATTTAGTGCTTCATGATGCATGGCATTACATTTATACAGTTCTAGCAGACAGGCATGCTGATTCCTTTCCTGCAAAAACTCCTCACATATCCTTAAGTCACAATAATTGAGACCCCTAAGTAGTTCCAAAGCAGCTGAAGTTTGTCCTGTCAATAGAAGGGCCTGGAGTAATGCTGTATCAAGTATGGCTGCAGTGTCCCTAGCAACTGAGCTGATAGATACATTGGCTTGAGCCTACAAGACCCAGAAATAACAGTTAAAATGTCACCCAACTTGAGCCTAATGGCACAATTAGATTCAAGGCATGCTTTATGCAGTAAcagtaataaatttataaaattgaaatgaaatcaTGCACTTCTCATGAAGGATTattaaaaatgagaaaaagcAGGAGGTACATTGAAAATTTTCTAGTTTATATGCAAACTCAGGCCAATCCACGTCATCTATCCAggaaaaatggataaaaaactTAATAAATGCACTGCAATTCTTAAACATGCACAATATTCTGATAAAGATCATTGGTTGCAGATTTTTAGTacttactagtattaattattttttattagttatttGTATCATTGAGGAGTCTGTTTCTTTAAGGAGTCGAGTTTATTAGTGGTTAAGCTTTTATCTAATAGAGTTGAACCAGATGAGGAGTTTTTTTTCATTAGGGTTCAGTCAGCTCAtcatttatacagttatgttcCTTACGCTTCATTCAATCAGAAATATAATTAAGGTTGAGCAAGTATGGTCTATGTTGTGGCCTCTTCGGAGGAGAGTTTTGTTTCAGttcttttgtttgtttcttattGTTCTTTTCCATGAGCAACCGCCATTACTCTAACAAATTCATGGTGGAGTAAGTATAAAAAGATTCATATTTTGCAGAAACTTAAGTGCTATACAGCATTAGGACACATTAAGTACAATCATGTTTGAGACTTTTGAGTTATTACTTGATAATGTCTATTTTAGGGTATTTCATTCAACCCCCCTATTCACCTTGGAACAGGAAGAACACCTCTACCATTCATCGAAAACATGCATGAGCTATTAAAATGATATGGGTCCCATAAACTGCACTGACAATATAACTCCAGCACCTCAAAACAAATACAAATATAAATTAGCAAACTCCTTACCTTTCCCGTTTTCCTTGGCCGACCACTACCATAAGAAACAAAATTATGTCCTACGGCATCTGAAACAGCCTCCTCAGTTCCTTCTGCAGCAGCTTTTTCAACAATAATAAATCTTTTCCTCTGCAAGAACTTAATGAGAGCCATCAGAGTATTGTGGTTCATTTTCCTGGATTCAAGATCTGTTCTTTCCTCAGAATCTAGGGCATGAAGAGGAAGTGAAGATTCCATGTCATCGGACAAGCTTGAGGAACCTCTTGATAGAACTGGAGCATCTCCACCAACATCCATATATTGCTCAGGGTCAGGTATAacagatgatttgggaagaacgATTGATGGatacaaagaaagcacataatTGATTTCCACTTGAGATGCATAAAAATGTTCCATTGCCTCCTCATAGTCCCCATTCTCAAATAAATAGTGAGCATATCTGAATAAATATGATTCAACATCATGCTTTAGGCATCTAATAAGTCATAAATAGCAGCATTTGCAGGACATGGCTTGAATTTTCAATTACATAGTGATCTCTTGTTCATTAGCTTTTAAAAACTAAGATCCGGCAGTCAAGATAGCAACAATCTAATGATGTTTTCGTTCTTAGTTACCTTTAATTTCCTTAATCTATTTAGTTATTTAGGGTTAGAAAAAGTGATGGATCACACTTTTCTGTGGGCTCCAAGTTATTTACTTGGGGTTCCAGTTTTTAGGTCCTGAAATAGTTATTAGCGTGTCAAGCTAGGAACATCATTTgataattattttgggatagcaTCCACTGTAAGCCTTGTGAGAGGAGTTTGGGGAAAATCATGTTGTAGGGCCTAGTGAGAGGAGGGATTCTCTTTGTTTTTCTTGCTGACTATTTATTTCAATCGGATTTTCTTTGTTCCTCATTCACTATTTATCTTAATTACCTTTACTCTAGTCTCTATAACATTGGTCTGACCAGCCTAATAGAAAAGATGAAGGAGAAAACGATAGAGAAGGGTATTGAGTCGGTTGACTCAAGTTCAGTAACATTGGATCACATAATGACGAAGCTCAATTGCATTGAAAAGATTAATTACTACAAAGATAGTGTTGTTGTTACACATTTCCATATTTAATCGCCATGTTTACTAAAACTCCCATGATAATATCTCAATTCTGAATACCTAGGCAGTCTTCAAGTGTTTCGATATGAAATCAGTTAGAGGAGTCAGTCACCTCAGATAACCTAGGTCTTGACTTCCTATACAGAGATGTAAAGATATAGCCTTAACAAATCGCTGAGTTATTTCTAGCCCCTTTTGCATTTATATTATCAATTTAATGACCTTCACACCCAAATAGAGTAAGGGTGGAAAAAATACATTAGAACAAGGACCAATGTTTACCTAATATGAATTGACTGCTCCTTTGCGGCTCGGAGGTTTGAATCTTCTGGAGGAAGTAGCTTGCACAAAGCCAGTGCTTCCTCAAAGTTGCCTGAAGCTGTTAGTTGTACAATCTGGGTggtaagaaagaagaaaaaagtcaTTGAGGAAGTGATTGGATTTCTACTGAGCTTAagcttttattttaaaaataaattaagctTTGATGCTAATTATTAGCTTCTAAGATTATGCTTTGCATCTCCTAAGTGTATTCCCATTGATGATTTATCCCTTACCttattatatttggaaaaagAGAAAGCTGGAGAAGTGATCAGGACGTCTAAAGTTACTATATCTTGTAAGAACAGGAAACAATTACTGCATATATTTCTAGTAGCATTCACATAATGCTCATACGAATTTACATTATATAGTAGTAGCTTTAGATGATACATTACTCCAGACGTCAGCAAATGCAGTCATCATTAATTCACATATCAACTATCATTCTTAAGATATAAAAATTGAACGATTGAGGAAGTTAATAGCCATGAGACATGGGTGAACTAACTTGTATTGAACAAGCCATGAATTTTTAGAAAGGACATACCTGTGCCCCGATAGGAACAGGAAAGAAGCCATAAACGGAACTCTCTAATGCAACAACTATAACATGGGCACTCTGGAGGATCCGACGAACATTCCGGAGAACAACGGTCTGGATCAGTGGATAAGGATCACGAAGGGACCGTATCTACATCCAAAACGTTTACTTTAGAAGCCTTAATATAATTGATGTATTGAAAAAGGATAGAAGTATGGTTGATGTATTGAAAAGGATAGAAGTATGGAGTTATCTACAGTAAAGTGTAAAGATACCTCAATATGTCTTGGTAGAAGACCTACTGCATATGGCTTTTCGACAACAACTGCTGCAGGAGCCTCTGACCAGCAAATCCTGCCTTCCTGAAgaagttttccattttggtcgaCAAACACTCCAATATTATCCTGAGGAAAATAAAACAACTGAACTTGTTAAGTTCTGAAGAAGGATGCCAAAGAGCATTATTTTATCGAAAAGTGCTGCAAAATAGACGTAAGTGACCATGCTAAATGATAGCAATCTAATTGACTAAAACGTATAGAATGCATAAGAATTGGGCCCATCTTTCCCTTTATTCTTTAAAGGCCTTATAATGGAAGAGGGAAGTCCAAACTTTTATAGTCAGGATCTTTATTAAGTTGATGTGGGATAGAAAGGGCTTCAAGTTTAACACACCCCCGCAGTGTATTAACATGAATCAATCATAAGAACCACTGACAAAAAATGCATTACCTTCCCAAGAAGAAGCTCCCCTGATGGAAGAGATACGACCAAAGGCGAAGCAATCCTTCCAGAGGGGAACACCTCAGACAACACACCATTTGTGGAATTTAATATCACATACTCCTTTCGGATCCCCAGACATATATTCTCACCACACCATGACATTGATTTGACTGAATCGGGAACACCAAAATCTTTTACCTCTACGAAACCCCGCCCCCCTGCACAAACAACAAAACTCATAAAACCATAGGTCTATCCAGAAGAACCATCAACCATCAATTCACATATACTTGGCAGAAATCCTGGCAAAGACGTAAACTTGACCTTTGCAAAAACATGATAGATGGGGTATCATAATGAAACCACATACAAACATCCAAACCAACGAACAGGGATTCATTCAAGAGATCAAATTATAGTACAAAACTCAATTTTTTGTTCTGTTGATTTAATGTGGTCAACATCATTCAAATGTGACAAAACATCATCGTAATTCAGAACCCACTAAATCATATAGTAAAAGCTACCATCTTCATATTGGACACAGTGGTTCACAATTGAACTAGCTCCTCACCCCGGTCAACACAATTGCTAAACCTAATAATCCATATAAGCAAAAAACGGTTGATGAAAAACAGAATGTCGTTAAATTAACGATTACTCACCATCGTGTCTGAAGATGCAAACCCTCCTCTGGCGCGCAAAGCAGAGAAATCCGCGCCTCTCATCCCAAGAGTAGGCGTTGGCGCCCTTGGCCTTCGTGATCACGGCGAGAGTCTCGAAATTGGGGAGCCGGTGAAAGGCGATCGACTCCGAGAGCGAGAGGAGGAGCTCCCGCGACTTGAGGAACTCCATGGCGAGCATAGGCCTCCTAGAGAATCCATTGATCGTCCGCTCGAGGACGTAA from Salvia splendens isolate huo1 chromosome 15, SspV2, whole genome shotgun sequence encodes the following:
- the LOC121768256 gene encoding vacuolar sorting protein 39-like; this encodes MVHSAYDSFELLHNSTAKIDAVESYGHNLLLSCSDGSLRIYCPESSANDPRSPTPSSDLYLQYPELRKEPYVLERTINGFSRRPMLAMEFLKSRELLLSLSESIAFHRLPNFETLAVITKAKGANAYSWDERRGFLCFARQRRVCIFRHDGGRGFVEVKDFGVPDSVKSMSWCGENICLGIRKEYVILNSTNGVLSEVFPSGRIASPLVVSLPSGELLLGKDNIGVFVDQNGKLLQEGRICWSEAPAAVVVEKPYAVGLLPRHIEIRSLRDPYPLIQTVVLRNVRRILQSAHVIVVALESSVYGFFPVPIGAQIVQLTASGNFEEALALCKLLPPEDSNLRAAKEQSIHIRYAHYLFENGDYEEAMEHFYASQVEINYVLSLYPSIVLPKSSVIPDPEQYMDVGGDAPVLSRGSSSLSDDMESSLPLHALDSEERTDLESRKMNHNTLMALIKFLQRKRFIIVEKAAAEGTEEAVSDAVGHNFVSYGSGRPRKTGKAQANVSISSVARDTAAILDTALLQALLLTGQTSAALELLRGLNYCDLRICEEFLQERNQHACLLELYKCNAMHHEALNLLHKLVEDSNSDNPPAELGQKFKPEMIIDYLKPLCGTDPILVLEFSMLVLESCPSQTIELFLSGNIQADLVNSYLKQHAPNMQTTYLELMLAMNESSVSGNLQNEMMQIYLSEVLDWYKDLNSQQKWDEKAFSPTRKKLLSALEGISGYNPEVLLKRLPPDALYEERAILLGKMNQHELALSIYVHKLNVPELALSYCDRIYESGPLHSGKSHGNIYLILLQIYLNPQRTTKNFEKRITSLTSNRSSAFHKVVHVAVKNKGRLSKKIAQIEGAAETRISQSGTDSGKSDYDTDDANDNEEGTSTIMLDKVLDLLGQRWDRINGAQALRLLPRETKLKNLLPFLGPLLRKSSEVYRNFSVIKSLRESENLQVKEDLYSQRKNAVKISGDSMCSLCNKKIGTSVFAVYPNGKTLVHFVCFKDSQSMKTGGKGARSPFQVR